The Streptomyces sp. 135 sequence AACGGCGTGTGGTTCGGCGTCCCCGTGGGGCTCTGCGTCCCGTGGGACGGCAGCGCGACGGGCGTCCTCGCGCGCTTCCTGCCGGATCCGGTGGACGACCTGCTCTCCGGAAGCTCGGAGCGGGCGCTCACACTGGGGCGCCTTGCCGAACTCGACGGCAGAGTATGGCTGTTGGGGGTGGCGGCCGCCCTGATGATGTTGTTCGCGGGGGTGCTGACGGCGGTACGGACTCCAGTGGCTCGGGAAGCTTCGGCGCGCACGGCGGGCGCCCTGGGGTTCGCCGGGCGCTGCGGGGTTCGGCTCGGGGCCGCGACCGCGGTCGGGCTTCCGCTGCTGGTGTGGCTGACCGGGGTGTCCGCCGACGCCTCGCTGTCCGTGTTCGGCATCGACGCGTTCGGCGCGGGGATCGAGCTGCACGGCCGCGTGGGTGCGGCGGCGTGGCTCGGGGCGGCGTGGGGGTTCGGGGCGGGGGCGGCGGGGGCGGTGCTCGCGTACGCGACGGGGGCAGCGGGCGGGCGGGCTGCGCCGCTGGCTTTGGCCCTGGCCCTGCGTCCGCCTTCGGGGGCGGCTGTGGCTGCGGGGTCGGTTGCGGCTGTGGGGTCGGGTACGGCTGCGGGTACGGGTGCGAGGTCGGCTGCGGCTGCGAGGTTTGGCTCGGGCTGGGGCTTGGGGCCGGAGTCTGACTTGAGGTCGGGCTCTGGACCGGGCTCGGAATCAGGCTCGGCCTCGGAACCAGGGTCAGGCTCGGCCTCGGAGTCAGGCTCGGCCTCGGGATCAGGGTCCGGCTCGGGATCAGGGTCCGGCTCGGGGAACCCGAAGGCGGCGGACGAGGCCGCTGCGGGGCGGGACGAAGCCGGAGCCGGAGCCGCGAGGGACGAGGCGGGGCCGTACCGCCCCGGCGCACCGCACCGGCCGCCGAACCCGGACACCAACCCCTACCTGCGGCCGCCACCGGACGTGTCCAGCGCGCCCACGGTCGTGGGGCCGATCGTGCCGCCGCCTCGTCCTCGGCCGAAGCCGGCCCGCCCCCGCCCCCGGCCGGGCGACTGGCCTCCCCCGCCGCCGCCACCCCCGCCACCCCCGAAGGCACCGCGCGGGCCACGCTGACGTACGCCTTCGTGCGGCGTGGCGGTCCGCGGTGTCCGGCACGCGGACCGCCCGGGCGCCGACGCGGAGGGGGCGGATACCGTAGGGATCACCATGAGTGCTCCGCAGCCCCCTCAGCCGGCCGACATCCCGACGCTCCTCGTCAAGATCTTCGGCAAGGACCGCCCCGGCCTCACCGCCGGCCTCTTCGACACCCTCGCCGCCTACTCCGTCGACGTCGTCGACATCGAGCAGGTCGTCACCCGCGGCCGGATCGTGCTGTGCGCGCTCGTGACCGCGCCGCCCGCCGGCCTGGAGGGCGATCTGCGCGCCACCGTCCACAGCTGGGCGGAGTCCATGAAGATGCAGGCCGAGATCATCTCGGGCATCGGCGACAACCGTCCGCGCGGCCTCGGGCGCTCGCTCGTGACGGTGCTCGGCCACCCGCTGACGTCGGAGTCGACGGCCGCGATCGCCGCCCGGATAACGGCCACCGGCGGCAACATCGACCGTATCTTCCGGCTCGCCAAATACCCGGTCACCGCCGTCGAGTTCGCGGTGTCCGGCACCGGGACCGAGCCGCTGCGCACCGCCCTCGCCATAGAGGCCGCGAAGCTCGGCGTGGACGTCGCGGTCGTCGCGGCGGGCCTGCACCGCCGCGCGCAGCGCCTGGTCGTGATGGACGTCGACTCGACGCTCATCCAGGACGAGGTCATCGAACTCTTCGCCGCGCACGCCGGCTGCGAGGCCGAGGTCGCCGAGGTGACGGCGGCGGCGATGCGCGGCGAGCTGGACTTCGAGCAGTCGCTGCACGCGCGCGTGGAGCTGCTGGCGGGTCTCGACGCGTCGGTCGTCGACAAGGTCCGCGCCGAGGTCCGGCTCACCCCGGGGGCCCGCACCCTCATCCGCACCCTCAAGCGCCTCGGCTATCAAGTGGGCGTCGTCTCGGGCGGTTTCACCCAGGTGACCGATGATCTGAAGGAGCGTCTCGGCCTCGACTTCGCCCAGGCCAACACCCTGGAGATCGTCGACGGCAAGCTCACCGGCAAGGTGACCGGCGAGATCGTCGACCGGGCGGGCAAGGCCCGGCTGCTGCGCCGCTTCGCCAAGGAGGCGGGGGTCCCGCTGGAGCAGACCGTCGCGATCGGCGACGGCGCGAACGACCTCGACATGCTGAACGCGGCCGGGCTCGGTGTCGCCTTCAACGCCAAGCCGGTGGTCCGCGAGGCCGCGCACACCGCGGTGAACGTGCCCTTCCTGGACACCGTCCTCTACCTCCTCGGCATTACCCGCGAAGAGGTCGAGGCGGCGGACACCCACTTGGACTGACAGCCGGCCGCTTCCCACGGCTGACGGCCTGCCGCTTCCCATGACTGACAGCCGGCCGCTTCCTTCGCTGCCCGGCGTACGCACGGACGGGGCCCCGCACCGCGTGGTGCGGGGCCCCGTCCGCGTATCAACGGAAAGGAGGGACGGTGGAGGGTTACTCGGACGGCGCCCAGTAGTCGACGAGGGTGGCCACGCCCGGTTCGAGCGCCTTCCACGAGCCGGAGTACGTGAGGACGGAGAAGGTGGCGGTCGGGAAGCCCCGGCGGTTCAGCCGCTCCCGGGCGTCGTCCTCGGCCTCCCCGGCCAGCACGTCGGTCAGGCCCTGGATGCCGGGGTTGTGACCGATCAGGACGACGTTCCGCACGTCGTCCGGGGTTTCGTTGAGCACGGCGATCAGCTCGCCGGGAGAGGCTTCGTACAGCCTCTCCTCGTAGATGGTCTTCGGCCGCTGCGGCAGCTCCTGGACGGCGAGCTTCCAGGTCTCGCGGGTCCGGGTCGCGGTCGAGCAGAGGGCCAGGTCGAAGGGGATGCCGCTGTCGGCCAGCTTGCGTCCGGCGACGGGGGCGTCCCTGCGGCCCCGGTCGGCGAGCGGCCGCTCGTGGTCGGAGACCTGCGGCCAGTCGGCCTTCGCATGCCGGAAGAGGACAATCCTGCGGGGTTCTGCGACGCTCATGCGTCCCAGCTTCGCATGAAACGCGCCACGGGGCGCAGGTAGTTGAGGCGGTGGCCCGGCACGGGTGACGCCTCCGGCGGGGCCTGCCTCACGGGGTCGTCCGCGAGATCAGGGCCTGTATGCGCTCGATGAGGGTGGTGACGACGGGCTCGCTGCTCGCGGCGTGCGCGTCCGCGGGGTTCAGGACCAGCAGGAGCAGGGCCGCGAAGGCGATGGCGGGCAGGGCGACGGCCCACCACGGGAGCTGGATCTCGACGCTGCCGGACTCCGCGGGGTCGCGCCGGGTGTGCGTACGGACCGACATGCCGCCTCCGTGGTCTTCGAGTGGTCCGTGCCCGCTGCGTCGCGGGCACAACTCGAAACTAGGCGATCGGCGGCCCTGGGCCCATCCGGTGATCCACCCACTTGACCCTGACACTGACCCCCTAGGGGATGGGGGTGCTAACCCCACCATCCGCCCTCTCGGAGCGCGTTCGGACCGCTGCCGGGGTCAGCTCACGGGGAGGCGATGGAGGCGATGATGCCGATGATCACGGTGATGGCCAGCATCGAGCCGAGCACGATGAGCAGCTTCTTCTGGCCGTTCTGGGGGTTCGGGTCAAGGACGGGCATACCGCAAGTCTCGCACCCTTGACCCGTGCCCCCGCCGCCGGGGTCAGGCCGTCGGGGCCGTCCTGGCCGCCCTGGCGGCCACCTCGTCCTCGACCGTGCGGTTGCGGCCCGCGAGGGTGCCGACGATGATCTGCGGCACCATCAGGCCCGCCATCAGCGCGATCGGCAGGCCCCAGCCGCCGCTGTGCTGGTAGAGGACGCCCACCAGGAGCGGTCCGGGGATCGAGATCAGATAGCCGGTGCTCTGCGCGAAGGCGGAGAGCTTGGCCACGCCCACACTGCTCTTGGCCCGCATGCCGACCATGGTGAGGGCGAGCGGGAAGGCGCAGTTGGAGACGCCGAGCAGCAGCGCCCAGACCCATGCGCCGCCCGCGGGGGCGAGGTAGAGGCCCGCGTATCCGGAGAGGCCGCAGAGACCGAGGACGAGGACGACGGGGCCCTGGTTGGTCAGGCGCGTGGCGACCCTGGGGATGACGAACGCCAGCGGCACGCCCATGGCCATCGTGACGGCGAGCAGGACGCCCGCCTCGCCCGCGGGGACGCCCGCGTCCCGGAAGATCTGCGGCATCCAGCCCATCGTGATGTACGCGGCCGTGGCCTGGAGTCCGAAGAAGACGGCGAGGGCCCAGGCGGTGCGGCTGTGGGTGATGCGCAGCTCCGCGTCCTCGTGCCGGACGGTGGTGCTGACGTGCTCCGGGGCGGCGGAGGCCGCGCTCCGGTCACGGACGAGCGGGATCCACGGCACGACGGCGACGACGGCGAGCGCCGCCCAGACGGCGAGGCCGGTCTGCCAGCGGCCGCCCAGCGCGTCGGTCATCGGGACCGTCAGGGCGGCGGCGAGGGAGGTGCCGAGCGCGAGGGCCATCGAGTACAGGCCGGTCATGGAGCCGACCCGGTCGGGGAACCAGCGCTTGACGATGACCGGCATCAGGACGTTGCTGACCGCGATGCCCATGAGGGCGAGCGCGGTGGCGGCGAGGAAGCCGGCCGTGCCCCCGACGAAGGGACGTATCACCAGGCCAGCGGCGATCGCGGCCATGCCGACGCAGACCACCGCGCTCGGGCCGAAGCGGCGGGCGAACCTGGGCGCCATGACGCCGAAGAACGCGAAGCAGAGCGGCGGCACGGAGGTGAGGAGTCCGGCGAGGGTGCCGCTCATGCCGAGGCCGTCGCGCACCTCTTCGAGAAGGGCACCGAGGCTGGTGATGGCCGGGCGGAGGTTGAGGGCCGCGAGGACGATGCCGACGATGACCAGACGCGTCGCCCACGCGCGCGTGGGGGCTTGTTTCTCCGTCGTCCCGGTACGCGGGGAGGGTGTCGCCGTCGGTGTCATCGTCGTGGTTTCCTCACTAGCCATGGGTCCATCATAGAATCATGGGATGATTGGCTGTCCAATCGGTTCCGGTTCTCGCACGAAGGAACGTCATGCCGCTGACCACTCCGCGCCGTTCGGCGCTCTCCGAACAGGTCATCTCCGAGCTGCGCAACCAGATCGCCTCGGGCGAGTGGCCGGTCGGCTCCCGCATCCCCACCGAGCCGGAGCTGGTCGAACAGCTGGGCGTGGCCAGGAACACCGTCAGGGAGGCCGTCCGCGCCCTCGCGCACAACGGCCTGCTCGACATCCGCCAGGGCTCCGGCACCTTCGTCGTCGCGACCAGCGAGCTGGCGGGCGTGATGCACCGCAGGTTCGCCGACGCCGACCCCCGGCACATCGCCGAACTGCGCAGCACGCTGGAGTCGAGCGCCGCGAAGCTCGCCGCCGAGCGCCGCACCGAGCGCGACCTCAAGCAGCTCGACGGCCTGCTCGCGCGCCGCGAGCAGGCCTGGGCGGCGGGAGACGCGGAGGCCTTCGTGACGGCCGACGCGACCCTTCACATGGCCGTGGTGGCCGCGTCCCACAACGATGTCATGACGGCGCTGTACGCCGACCTCGGCGAGGTCCTGCGGGACTGGCTGCGCGAGGACATCGGCAAGGACCTGAGCCCCGAGGCCCACATGGACCATGCCCGTCTGGTCGAGGCGATCCGCGCGCGGGACACCGAGGCCGCCGCGGCGGAAGCGGCGAGTTACCCCTTCATGTGCCGCCCGGAGCGGCTCACCCGGGGCTGACCCTCACTTCTGGTGGCCGGGGCCGGCCCTCACTTCTCGTGGCTGACCCAGGCCGAGCGGACCTCTTTCCAGCACCGCCCGGCCAGCCGCACGGTCTGGGCGGGGCCCGCCTCGACCGGGGCGCTGTCGACGTCGATGTCCCACCACCGGTCGCACTCCACGTGCAGCCGGACCCGGTCGGTCTCGGGGTACGGGTTGTGGCAGTACGCGATGACCGCGGAGCCGTGGACGCCGACGCGGCACTCCGCGCCGAAGGGCCGGGGCTCCCGGTCGCCCTGCTTCCCGCGCGCGTGGCGCTCGGGACCGGTGTCGCCGAGGGACGCGGCGCCCGTGGGCACGGCGACCAGCAGGGCGAGAGCGGCGAGCACCGCACCGGAGAGACGCACACTTCAGGGTGCGCGGCCCTCCCCCGCCGCCGCCCGGCCGGGGGGCCGAACGGGTGACGCCCCGCCTCCCGCGCACTGCGGGGGACGGGGCGTCATCTTCGTACGTAAGGCCTGGTCAGGCACCCATCATGTGCACGCCGCCGTCGACGTGGATGATCTCGCCGGTGGTCTTCGGGAAGAAGTCGGAGAGCAGGGCGACGATGCCACGGCCCGCGGGCTCCGGGTCGGCCATGTCCCACTCCAGCGGGGAGCGGCTGTTCCAGACGTCGGCGAGTTCCGAGAAGCCCGGGATGGACTTCGCGGCCATCGAGCCGAGCGGGCCCGCCGAGATCATGTTGCAGCGGATGTTCTCCTTGCCCAGGTCACGGGCGAGGTAGCGCGAGGTGGCCTCCAGGGCGGCCTTGGCCGGACCCATCCAGTCGTACTTCGGCCAGGCGTACTGCGCGTCGAAGGTGAGACCGACGACGGAGCCGCCGTTCGTCATCAGGGGGCGGCAGGCCATGGTGAGCGACTTCAGGGAGAACGCCGAGACGTGCATCGCCGTCGAGACGTCCTCGAAGGTCGCCTCCAGGAAGTTGAAGGCACCCTGCGGCGCGAAGCCGATGGAGTGCACGATGCCGTCCAGGCCGCCGAGCTCGTCCTTGACCAGGCCCGCGAGCCGGTCCAGGTGTTCCTGGTCGGTCACGTCCAGCTCGATGACCTTGGCGGGCTTGGGCAGCTTCCGCGCGATGCGCTCGGTGAGGGTGGGCCGCGGGAAGGCGGTCAGGATGACCTCGGCGCCCTGCTCCTGGGCGACCTTCGCCGCGTGGAAGGCGATGGAGGCCTCCGTCAGGACGCCGGTGATCAGGATCTTCTTGCCGTCGAGAATTCCGCTCATGGTGATCAGTGACCCATGCCCAATCCGCCGTCAACGGGGATGACGGCTCCAGTGATGTACGAGGCGTCGTCGGACGCGAGGAACTTCACCGCGGCGGCGATCTCCTCGGGGCGCGCGTAACGGCCGAGCGGCACCTGAGAGACGATGCCCTCACGCTGCTCGTCCGTCAGCACCTTGGTCATGTCGGTGTCGACAAAACCGGGCGCGACGACGTTGAAGGTGAGGTTGCGCGACCCGAGCTCACGGGCGAGCGAGCGCGCGAAGCCGACCAGACCCGCCTTGGAGGCGGCGTAGTTGGCCTGCCCCGGGCCACCCATGAGGCCCACGACCGAGGAGATCAGGACGACGCGGCCCTTCCTGGCCCGCAGCATGCCGCGGTTGGCGCGCTTGACGACGCGGAAGGTGCCGGTGAGGTTGGTGTCGAGGACGGACGTGAAGTCCTCCTCCGACATACGCATCAGGAGCTGGTCCTTGGTGATGCCCGCGTTGGCGACCAGGACCTCCACGTTCCCGTGCTTCTCCTCGACCTCCTTGTAGGCCTGCTCCACCTGCTCGGCGTCGGTGATGTCGCACTTCACGGCGAGGACCCCGGCGTC is a genomic window containing:
- the fabI gene encoding enoyl-ACP reductase FabI; its protein translation is MSGILDGKKILITGVLTEASIAFHAAKVAQEQGAEVILTAFPRPTLTERIARKLPKPAKVIELDVTDQEHLDRLAGLVKDELGGLDGIVHSIGFAPQGAFNFLEATFEDVSTAMHVSAFSLKSLTMACRPLMTNGGSVVGLTFDAQYAWPKYDWMGPAKAALEATSRYLARDLGKENIRCNMISAGPLGSMAAKSIPGFSELADVWNSRSPLEWDMADPEPAGRGIVALLSDFFPKTTGEIIHVDGGVHMMGA
- a CDS encoding SGM_5486 family transporter-associated protein, whose protein sequence is MPVLDPNPQNGQKKLLIVLGSMLAITVIIGIIASIASP
- the serB gene encoding phosphoserine phosphatase SerB — its product is MSAPQPPQPADIPTLLVKIFGKDRPGLTAGLFDTLAAYSVDVVDIEQVVTRGRIVLCALVTAPPAGLEGDLRATVHSWAESMKMQAEIISGIGDNRPRGLGRSLVTVLGHPLTSESTAAIAARITATGGNIDRIFRLAKYPVTAVEFAVSGTGTEPLRTALAIEAAKLGVDVAVVAAGLHRRAQRLVVMDVDSTLIQDEVIELFAAHAGCEAEVAEVTAAAMRGELDFEQSLHARVELLAGLDASVVDKVRAEVRLTPGARTLIRTLKRLGYQVGVVSGGFTQVTDDLKERLGLDFAQANTLEIVDGKLTGKVTGEIVDRAGKARLLRRFAKEAGVPLEQTVAIGDGANDLDMLNAAGLGVAFNAKPVVREAAHTAVNVPFLDTVLYLLGITREEVEAADTHLD
- a CDS encoding CynX/NimT family MFS transporter; protein product: MTPTATPSPRTGTTEKQAPTRAWATRLVIVGIVLAALNLRPAITSLGALLEEVRDGLGMSGTLAGLLTSVPPLCFAFFGVMAPRFARRFGPSAVVCVGMAAIAAGLVIRPFVGGTAGFLAATALALMGIAVSNVLMPVIVKRWFPDRVGSMTGLYSMALALGTSLAAALTVPMTDALGGRWQTGLAVWAALAVVAVVPWIPLVRDRSAASAAPEHVSTTVRHEDAELRITHSRTAWALAVFFGLQATAAYITMGWMPQIFRDAGVPAGEAGVLLAVTMAMGVPLAFVIPRVATRLTNQGPVVLVLGLCGLSGYAGLYLAPAGGAWVWALLLGVSNCAFPLALTMVGMRAKSSVGVAKLSAFAQSTGYLISIPGPLLVGVLYQHSGGWGLPIALMAGLMVPQIIVGTLAGRNRTVEDEVAARAARTAPTA
- the fabG gene encoding 3-oxoacyl-[acyl-carrier-protein] reductase, yielding MSRSVLVTGGNRGIGLAIARAFADAGDKVAITYRSGEPPKELTDAGVLAVKCDITDAEQVEQAYKEVEEKHGNVEVLVANAGITKDQLLMRMSEEDFTSVLDTNLTGTFRVVKRANRGMLRARKGRVVLISSVVGLMGGPGQANYAASKAGLVGFARSLARELGSRNLTFNVVAPGFVDTDMTKVLTDEQREGIVSQVPLGRYARPEEIAAAVKFLASDDASYITGAVIPVDGGLGMGH
- a CDS encoding histidine phosphatase family protein, whose protein sequence is MSVAEPRRIVLFRHAKADWPQVSDHERPLADRGRRDAPVAGRKLADSGIPFDLALCSTATRTRETWKLAVQELPQRPKTIYEERLYEASPGELIAVLNETPDDVRNVVLIGHNPGIQGLTDVLAGEAEDDARERLNRRGFPTATFSVLTYSGSWKALEPGVATLVDYWAPSE
- a CDS encoding FadR/GntR family transcriptional regulator, which translates into the protein MPLTTPRRSALSEQVISELRNQIASGEWPVGSRIPTEPELVEQLGVARNTVREAVRALAHNGLLDIRQGSGTFVVATSELAGVMHRRFADADPRHIAELRSTLESSAAKLAAERRTERDLKQLDGLLARREQAWAAGDAEAFVTADATLHMAVVAASHNDVMTALYADLGEVLRDWLREDIGKDLSPEAHMDHARLVEAIRARDTEAAAAEAASYPFMCRPERLTRG
- a CDS encoding streptophobe family protein produces the protein MQAGADKGEGRSVRWGDVLLCAVAAVSWSLIGMAGTAALGLHLLGADSVGSLGPVTAATVALGAGGSVTPSGDVSAFGLDEAEATTAVDIAPLGVGLVGALLLAHFFLRSLRMAGVVISPAELIARAGAVIALFLAMLAGLVWAGHDVVTIDGERLGLDKEMDKEIDKGIEEGLDRLPGGIGDKLRDGLGDIGDVGDIGGIGGLLPDRLGDLAQAKASVGFTVDTAPTLLGGTVWAAGVLLIALLASRRTPLPRGLGALHRVVRPAASALITVALVAVAAGFAAAAYAMTGDDHPRRIAGAALLGAPNGVWFGVPVGLCVPWDGSATGVLARFLPDPVDDLLSGSSERALTLGRLAELDGRVWLLGVAAALMMLFAGVLTAVRTPVAREASARTAGALGFAGRCGVRLGAATAVGLPLLVWLTGVSADASLSVFGIDAFGAGIELHGRVGAAAWLGAAWGFGAGAAGAVLAYATGAAGGRAAPLALALALRPPSGAAVAAGSVAAVGSGTAAGTGARSAAAARFGSGWGLGPESDLRSGSGPGSESGSASEPGSGSASESGSASGSGSGSGSGSGSGNPKAADEAAAGRDEAGAGAARDEAGPYRPGAPHRPPNPDTNPYLRPPPDVSSAPTVVGPIVPPPRPRPKPARPRPRPGDWPPPPPPPPPPPKAPRGPR